CATGAGCGACCTCGGGCTGGCCGTCTTGTAGCCCGTCACGATTAGGGTCTTCTCCTCGGGAAGCATTCTCTCCATGAACTCGAAGTTGAGGCCCTGGCCGACAACATTTCTCCCGGCCCCGGGTGCCGAGATTTCCACCCTGACCTTTCTGGCTCTGGAGAGGTACGCCTGAACCCTTCCGACTATAGATTTACCCTCTCCCCTGAAGGTTATCTCAGCGGAATCGCCGTTGTGCGATAGCTGTATCGTCCCTTCTCCAGTGACCCTTCCCGAGTCGGTGAGGAACATCAGGAGGACGTCTTTGTAGGGGTCGCTCAGTATCCTCACCGCCGGTGCCGTAACGATGCCCGAGCCATCGGCATCTATGGCCACATTGAACTCCCTCTCCGGAAACTCTATGCTCTGGGAAGTCCCGCTCCTCTCGGCCATAAAGTTCCTGTCAACTTGGTAGTGCCTGTTCCTCCCGCTTCCCGTCCAGTAGCCAGCAAGGTTCAGCCTTCCAGCCTCGTACTCAAGGGGCATGGGAAACGATACCGAGTTCCCGGAAACTATTGCCTTCTCCGTGAAGTCTCTTACCCTCCCGCTGGCCCTTATCCTCGTCAGAGCCACATAAACACCCCCAATCAGGAAGATTGAAGTTATCGCGATGAACAGGAGGGCTATCATCCCCGCTCCGGGCACCGTCGATGTCAGGTACAGAACCGGCAGGATGAACAGTGCTGAAAACACCAGCACCATTATCAGGGCAACCACCGCGCCCTTTTCCTCAACGGCTACTACCTTCAAGGCCCCCACCGAGGAAAATAGAGCGTTCTCTCTTATCACGGTTTCGTGTGGTTTATTAACCTGCATTCCCAAATCCTACGGGTGATGGAATGGTTCGCCTTCCCTTCAGAGATGGTTTTTACGAGCTGAGGCCGAGCAAGATAATCGCTCTGGCCAAGAACTACGCCGAGCACGCTAAGGAGATGGAAAGCGACGTCCCCGAAAGGCCGGTGTTCTTTCTGAAACCGCCGAGCTCTTTGATAGGCCCGGGAGAACCAATAATCCTACCGAGGATGAGCAAGCGCGTTGACCACGAGGTCGAGCTTGCTGTTATAATCGGGAAGCGTGCGAAGCGGGTTCCAGCGGAAAAGGCGATGGACTACATTTTGGGCTATACTATACTCCTTGACATAACAGCCCGCGATCTTCAGGCCGAGGCGAGGGAAAGGGGCCTTCCTTGGAGTCTCTCCAAGGGCTTCGACACATTCGCACCGGTTGGGCCGAGAATCGTTGACAGGCGCGGGTTAAACATTGCTGACCTCGAAATCGGCCTTAAGGTGAACAACGAGGTAAAACAGCTCGGAAGGACGAGCGAGATGGTCTTCACGGTTCCGGAGATAATAGAATACATAAGCTCAATCATGACTCTAGAGCCGGGCGATATAATAGCGACGGGCACACCGGC
The nucleotide sequence above comes from Thermococcus sp.. Encoded proteins:
- a CDS encoding fumarylacetoacetate hydrolase family protein, with the translated sequence MVRLPFRDGFYELRPSKIIALAKNYAEHAKEMESDVPERPVFFLKPPSSLIGPGEPIILPRMSKRVDHEVELAVIIGKRAKRVPAEKAMDYILGYTILLDITARDLQAEARERGLPWSLSKGFDTFAPVGPRIVDRRGLNIADLEIGLKVNNEVKQLGRTSEMVFTVPEIIEYISSIMTLEPGDIIATGTPAGVGPLRHGDKVEAWIEGIGKVEFEVLAEGSILC